In the Paenibacillus pabuli genome, one interval contains:
- a CDS encoding ABC-2 transporter permease has protein sequence MLNLLRKDFIALKSSLWTIGLYLVVFSFAFIPKSEMSMYFVGIYTAFGSVILATMIDIKNHNHNFLLTLPVSRKNIVQAKYLSAILYTLFGVLVSFGIHWLVDLIFPELNKPNYSVLDMMVSIGMVLVLVSIYMPLFYALSKKGAGIINAIFMVALILLAQPFAVLMSMVSEKGVNGQVIAMISIGVIFIFCASYILTVRLFARKDL, from the coding sequence ATGCTTAACCTGCTTCGCAAAGACTTCATAGCGCTTAAAAGTTCACTGTGGACGATTGGATTATATCTCGTCGTATTTAGTTTCGCTTTTATACCCAAGAGTGAAATGTCGATGTACTTTGTCGGAATCTACACTGCATTTGGTTCGGTGATCCTGGCTACCATGATTGATATCAAAAACCATAATCATAATTTCTTGCTTACCCTTCCGGTTAGCCGCAAAAACATTGTGCAAGCCAAGTATCTATCTGCAATTCTATATACCTTATTTGGCGTGCTTGTCTCGTTCGGCATTCACTGGCTGGTTGACTTGATTTTCCCTGAGCTGAACAAGCCAAACTATTCCGTCCTGGACATGATGGTTTCCATAGGAATGGTACTGGTGCTGGTTTCCATCTATATGCCACTCTTTTATGCTCTTAGTAAAAAGGGAGCCGGAATTATCAATGCCATATTCATGGTTGCCCTCATTCTACTCGCGCAGCCTTTTGCTGTGCTTATGAGTATGGTCAGTGAGAAGGGCGTGAATGGGCAGGTTATAGCCATGATATCTATTGGCGTTATATTCATCTTCTGTGCGTCTTATATTCTAACGGTTCGTTTGTTCGCGAGAAAAGATTTATAA